TTTGCGCCAGCGTTTTGTTTACGGGAAAGATTTGCTGGTAGAGCCCATGGAAGAAAACAAACGAGTTGATATTTCAAAACGACAAACAAAAGAAGTTTTAGAATTCAAGAAGAATAAAGAATTACAACATAATAAGTAGGCAAAAAATGCAGTAGGCAGTAGGCAAGCAAATACAAATAGAAAGTAAAAAATGAAAAGTAGTAGTTTTAGAGATTTGACAGTTTACAAAAAAGCATTTGCACTTGCTATGGATATTTTTCGTGAAACAAAAAAGTTTCCAGATGAAGAAAAATATGGGTTGACTTCGCAAATCAGGAGATCATCCCGTTCGGTTTGCTCAAACATTGGCGAAGGGTACAGAAAAAGAAAATATGAGGCGCATTTCGTAAGTAAAGCAACAGATGCAGATATGGAAAATAGCGAAACACAAGTTTGGCTTGATTTCGTCTTGGCATGTGAATACATAATAAAAGATAAATATGAAAATTATTTAACAAGGTCAGAAGAAATAGGAAGGATGCTTAATCACATGATTGAGAATCCTGAAAAGTATGTTCGGCAAAATGAAAAATCATTGAATTGATTTTGCCTACTGCCTATTGCTTACTGCCTACTTTGAATTTATGACTATATATTTATTTTACTTCCTTTCTTTCCTCGCAATTCTCTGCGGGCTGATGGTGATTCTTGAAAAAAATCCTATACACAGCGTTTTGTATCTAGTCATTACTTTTTTTGCAATTGCAGGTCACTATATTTTACTGAACGCACAGTTCCTTGCGGCTGTACATATTATTGTGTATGCAGGCGCCATCATGGTTTTGTTTTTGTTTGTCATCATGCTTCTGAACCTGAATAAAGAAGCAGAACCACATAAAAGTAATCTCGTAAAATTTGCTGCTGTAATTTCTGCCGGTCTTTTGCTCATCGTATTAGTTGCCGCTCTGAGAGGAACAACTGCTCTACCTGCACCGGTAACAACAGACGCAGAGATGGGTCTTGTAAAAAATCTCGGAAAAGTTTTGTTCAATCAGTTTTTATTGCCTTTTGAAACGGCTTCGTTGCTTTTTCTTGCGGCTATGGTTGGAGCAGTAATGTTGGGAAAAAGAGACATTAAATGAGTGCGATACAAACCATACACATCAACCATTACATACTACTGAGTACAGTGCTGTTTTGCATTGGCGTGATGGGGGTTTTGTTCCGCAGAAACGCAATAATAATTTTCATGTCGGTTGAATTAATGCTGAACGCGGTAAATCTTTTGCTGG
This is a stretch of genomic DNA from Bacteroidota bacterium. It encodes these proteins:
- a CDS encoding four helix bundle protein gives rise to the protein MKSSSFRDLTVYKKAFALAMDIFRETKKFPDEEKYGLTSQIRRSSRSVCSNIGEGYRKRKYEAHFVSKATDADMENSETQVWLDFVLACEYIIKDKYENYLTRSEEIGRMLNHMIENPEKYVRQNEKSLN
- a CDS encoding NADH-quinone oxidoreductase subunit J, producing MTIYLFYFLSFLAILCGLMVILEKNPIHSVLYLVITFFAIAGHYILLNAQFLAAVHIIVYAGAIMVLFLFVIMLLNLNKEAEPHKSNLVKFAAVISAGLLLIVLVAALRGTTALPAPVTTDAEMGLVKNLGKVLFNQFLLPFETASLLFLAAMVGAVMLGKRDIK